In the genome of Nocardioides palaemonis, the window CCTCCTCGACCTGGCGATGGAGACCGACGACCTCGGTCCCGTGCAGGCCGACCTGGTGCGCCGGATGCGGGCGAAGGGTTTCCACGGCGTGACCTCGCGCAGCCGGATGGCCGAGGTGCCGACCGGACCCGGAGGCACCGAGCCCGAGGTGCGCGAGGAGTTCGTGGTCCGCGCCACCGGCCGCGGCCTCCGCGTGAAGGTCGACCTCGGCTTCGTCGGCGTCGCCCCGCGGTGGAGCGGGACCGCGCTGGTCAGGTACGTCCTCCGACCGCTGCGCTGAGGGTCGGCTGTCGGTCCGCGCTGGCAGGATCGGGCCGTGGCCCTCGCTGACCGACCGCTCGTCCCGGAGGAGTGGGTGCTGCGCATCGACGAGGTGCTCGGTGCTCTGCCTCGCTGCGCCCAGGAGCAGGCCTGGACCGGCACCCGGTGGCGCGTCGGCGGCGCGACGGTCGCCCACGTCTTCGGCGGCGAGGACCAGGTGTTCCGGATCACCTTCCGCGGCGAGCCCGACGAGGTGGTGGCCTTCGAGCACCTCGGCCACCCCTACTTCCGCTCCGGTTGGGGCGGCAACGTGATCGGGCTGGTCCTCGACGAGGAGGCCGGGATCGACTGGGACGAGCTGGGCGAGCTGCTCACCGACTCCTACTGCCTCCAGGCGCCCGCACGCCTCGCCGAGCAGGTCCCGCGTCCCGGCACCTGAGTCCCGCTGGGACGCCCGGGCAGGATGGGGTCATGACGAGCGCGTCCGGCAGCCGCCTCGTCGGTCTGGACGTCGCCCGGTGCCTGGCCCTGCTGGGCATGGTCGCCACCCACGTGCTCGCCCCGCGCGGGGACGACGGCGACCTCACCACCCTCCAGTGGCTGGCCGGCGGACGCGCGTCGGCGCTCTTCGCGGTCCTCGCCGGGATCAGCCTGGCCCTGATGACCCACCAGCCGCTGCGAGGGCGGCTGCTCGCCCTGCGGTCCGCCGGGATCGTCGCGCGGGCCGCGCTGATCGCCCTCCTCGGACTGGCGCTCGGCGGTCTCGACACCGGGATCGCGGTGATCCTCACCTACTACGGCGTGCTGTTCGTCCTCGCGCTGCCGTTCACCCTGCTGCGCCTCCGGATCCTCGCGCCGCTCGCGGTGGCGTGGGTCGTGGTGGCGCCGGTGGTGTCGCACGTGGTCCGTCCGCACCTGCCGGAGCGCGGCTTCGACAGCCCGACCTTCGCGCAGCTCGGCGACCCGGGGCAGCTGGCGGGCGAGCTGCTGCTCACCGGCTACTACCCCG includes:
- a CDS encoding MmcQ/YjbR family DNA-binding protein; translated protein: MALADRPLVPEEWVLRIDEVLGALPRCAQEQAWTGTRWRVGGATVAHVFGGEDQVFRITFRGEPDEVVAFEHLGHPYFRSGWGGNVIGLVLDEEAGIDWDELGELLTDSYCLQAPARLAEQVPRPGT